In a single window of the Runella slithyformis DSM 19594 genome:
- a CDS encoding CocE/NonD family hydrolase, with translation MKPYIANTLSKNHFCYSSFKILHRLNSSTPKSHPLTNSLRTFIAPLSVAFLLLFLTTGAFAQLSKIREDSLYIRQHYTKIERMIPMRDGVKLFASIYVPKDVATGAKYPIMLNRTPYSSAPYGDTLYKLSLGPSMHFAHDGYIFVYQDVRGKYMSEGDFEAYRPFIAKKKNKTDNDESSDAYDTIEWLIKNVEGNNGRVGTWGISAPGYYTTMTNIEAHPALKASSPQAPVTDWYMGDDRHHNGAFFLMGTFSFISSYGAPRPTPSPRGRPGFSAYGTPDGYEFYKNLGPLKNVNEKIFKGENRIWNQLMEHETYDEFWQSRTPVPHLKNIKPAVMVVGGWFDQEDLYGPLKTYQGIENNKPTSPNLLVMGPWIHGGWSRGTGESLGHIRFGSKTSEFYQKEIEFPFFNHYLKDKPNPELPKAYIFETGANEWRKYDQWPPKNAVEKKLYLHPNRKLSFSPTVTTMEAGAKPVFNEYLSDPDKPVPYTAEIRNIRGSDFMYEDQRFAATRPDVLVYESDVLTEDVIIAGNVMANLFVSTTGTDADFVVKLIDVYPGNAPNDSPENPRKAMGGFQLLVRGEVMRSKFRKSFSTPEAMVPNKMENVRFDMQDAAHRFKKGHKIMIQIQSSWFPLVDRNPQKFVNIYKAEAADFQKAYHRVYSSGVGSSYISVRVVE, from the coding sequence ATGAAGCCGTATATTGCAAATACTTTATCAAAAAATCATTTCTGTTACAGTTCATTTAAAATACTTCATCGCTTGAACTCCTCTACGCCTAAATCCCACCCTCTTACAAATTCATTGCGCACGTTTATTGCGCCACTTTCCGTCGCTTTTCTTTTGCTCTTTCTGACAACAGGGGCCTTTGCCCAGTTATCAAAAATCAGGGAAGATTCACTGTACATTCGTCAGCATTATACCAAAATAGAACGCATGATTCCGATGCGCGACGGAGTGAAATTGTTTGCCTCCATTTATGTACCCAAAGATGTTGCTACGGGCGCAAAGTATCCCATCATGCTCAATCGTACTCCTTACAGTTCCGCACCTTACGGCGATACGCTGTATAAACTTTCTCTTGGGCCATCTATGCACTTTGCCCATGATGGGTATATTTTTGTTTATCAGGATGTTAGGGGTAAATATATGTCTGAAGGTGATTTTGAGGCGTATCGACCGTTTATTGCCAAAAAGAAAAACAAAACCGATAATGACGAAAGCTCCGATGCGTACGATACCATCGAGTGGCTCATCAAAAATGTAGAAGGCAACAACGGAAGAGTTGGAACGTGGGGAATTTCCGCACCGGGCTACTATACCACCATGACCAATATCGAAGCGCATCCGGCGCTGAAAGCCTCTTCACCTCAGGCACCGGTCACGGATTGGTACATGGGCGACGACCGACATCATAACGGTGCTTTTTTTCTGATGGGTACCTTCTCGTTTATCTCTTCCTACGGTGCTCCGAGACCGACGCCGAGTCCCCGAGGTCGTCCCGGGTTTTCGGCCTATGGTACACCGGATGGCTATGAATTTTATAAAAATTTAGGGCCGTTGAAAAATGTCAATGAAAAGATATTTAAAGGTGAGAATCGCATTTGGAATCAGTTGATGGAGCATGAAACCTACGATGAGTTTTGGCAATCGCGTACGCCCGTTCCGCATTTGAAAAACATTAAACCCGCCGTGATGGTGGTAGGCGGTTGGTTTGATCAGGAAGACCTGTACGGTCCATTGAAAACCTATCAGGGCATTGAAAACAACAAACCTACATCGCCCAACCTGCTGGTAATGGGGCCGTGGATTCACGGGGGCTGGTCGAGAGGCACGGGGGAATCGCTCGGACATATACGTTTTGGTTCCAAAACAAGTGAGTTTTATCAAAAGGAAATAGAGTTTCCGTTCTTCAATCATTATCTGAAAGACAAACCTAATCCTGAACTTCCCAAAGCCTATATTTTTGAAACCGGGGCCAACGAGTGGAGAAAATACGATCAGTGGCCACCCAAGAATGCCGTTGAGAAGAAACTGTACCTGCATCCCAATAGAAAGCTGTCTTTTTCGCCAACCGTCACAACGATGGAAGCAGGGGCTAAGCCGGTATTCAACGAATACCTCAGTGATCCGGACAAACCCGTTCCGTACACGGCAGAGATCCGAAACATCAGGGGCAGTGATTTTATGTACGAAGATCAGCGTTTTGCAGCTACCCGGCCCGATGTGCTGGTGTATGAATCGGATGTCCTGACAGAAGATGTGATCATTGCAGGAAATGTAATGGCTAATCTATTTGTATCTACCACCGGCACAGATGCCGACTTCGTGGTAAAACTCATTGATGTGTATCCCGGAAATGCGCCCAATGACAGCCCCGAAAATCCGCGTAAAGCCATGGGTGGATTTCAGCTATTGGTCAGAGGAGAGGTCATGCGCTCCAAGTTCAGAAAGAGCTTTTCGACGCCCGAAGCGATGGTGCCCAACAAAATGGAAAACGTCCGATTTGACATGCAGGATGCCGCTCATCGGTTTAAGAAAGGCCATAAGATCATGATTCAGATCCAAAGCAGTTGGTTTCCGTTGGTCGATCGCAACCCGCAAAAGTTTGTGAATATTTACAAAGCGGAAGCCGCTGATTTTCAAAAAGCCTATCATCGCGTATACAGCTCCGGTGTCGGCTCTTCTTACATAAGCGTCAGAGTCGTAGAATGA
- a CDS encoding tyrosine-type recombinase/integrase: protein MKRPPMMLQRIAQQEKITKTGGNAVLSVSQLVSYFEAWLKKPNNYPRIARAYVLYCLDHNFGIDSVSLSLYAAGKKGNVVSPARKFLKFYIQQGQPRIVADAPASSKVSPAANELILGYLADATHLRGDQSRENYTKALNAFFEYIQAETEAGRPASFSTLTVGQYIHFLRGKSLSAFTINFYLSVIKQLTLWVIKNRNRLNLSAEQLEDLHEIGSIRGLRIERGFYKESLSENELAELLISIEDPTDRTIVALLGIEGLRTVEVCRLLIGDVDLARGQLWVLGKGKHTKKAVKLFEACAESLCRYMTGVNAPGNTPLFPDLKTAQIRYRVDKYLKASGLKRPKVSAHSLRHTVGQLLIEKGVEPIHVQRHLRHELFETTQFYIKKQTEKEYLKKMPD from the coding sequence ATGAAAAGACCGCCCATGATGCTTCAACGAATTGCGCAACAGGAGAAAATAACAAAGACGGGCGGCAATGCCGTTTTGAGTGTGAGTCAATTGGTAAGTTACTTTGAAGCTTGGCTGAAAAAACCCAACAATTATCCGCGTATTGCGCGAGCGTACGTTTTGTATTGCCTTGATCATAATTTTGGCATTGATTCCGTAAGCCTGAGTTTGTACGCTGCGGGCAAAAAAGGAAACGTTGTCTCACCGGCCCGAAAATTTCTGAAATTCTACATTCAGCAGGGACAGCCGCGTATCGTAGCCGATGCTCCGGCTTCAAGTAAAGTATCACCCGCCGCCAATGAACTTATTTTGGGCTACTTAGCGGATGCCACGCATCTGCGCGGCGACCAAAGTCGCGAAAACTACACCAAAGCGCTGAATGCTTTTTTTGAATACATACAGGCTGAAACCGAAGCAGGTCGGCCGGCTTCTTTTTCCACGTTGACCGTTGGCCAATACATTCATTTTTTGCGCGGTAAAAGTTTATCGGCATTTACCATCAATTTTTACCTCTCGGTCATTAAGCAGTTAACCCTTTGGGTAATCAAAAATCGTAATCGCCTGAATTTGTCGGCCGAGCAATTGGAGGATTTGCACGAGATTGGCAGCATCCGCGGCCTTAGAATTGAGCGGGGATTTTATAAAGAAAGTCTAAGCGAAAACGAATTGGCGGAGCTGCTGATTTCTATTGAAGACCCAACTGACCGGACCATTGTGGCGCTGCTTGGTATTGAGGGCCTGCGTACGGTAGAAGTGTGCCGATTGTTGATCGGTGATGTAGACTTAGCACGCGGTCAGTTGTGGGTATTGGGAAAAGGAAAGCATACCAAGAAGGCAGTTAAATTGTTTGAGGCCTGTGCCGAATCCTTGTGCCGGTATATGACCGGTGTAAATGCCCCGGGGAACACCCCGCTTTTTCCCGACTTGAAAACGGCCCAAATTCGGTATCGGGTAGATAAATACCTAAAAGCATCGGGGCTCAAACGCCCGAAAGTTTCGGCGCACAGCCTCCGTCATACCGTAGGGCAACTGTTGATCGAAAAAGGCGTAGAACCCATTCATGTACAGCGGCATTTGCGGCATGAACTGTTTGAAACCACGCAGTTTTACATCAAGAAACAGACCGAAAAAGAATACCTCAAAAAAATGCCCGACTAG